One window from the genome of Chthoniobacterales bacterium encodes:
- the kdsA gene encoding 3-deoxy-8-phosphooctulonate synthase, producing MKRSPLKIGPVVIGGGKPAFILGPCVIESEKFVWRMARKLAEICEAESVPFIFKASYDKANRTSVRSYRGIGVEEGCQILAAIGAELKIPVTTDVHTPAEAEIAGHVIDLLQIPAFLCRQTDLLQAAAETGRAVNVKKGQFLAPWDVKNIAEKLTAFGNRNFLFTERGTTFGYNNLVADFRSLHWMREAGYRVIFDATHSVQRPGGAGDATSGDGELAPVLARAAMAAGCDGIFMEVHENPARALSDGPNQIPLKQLPKHLRMLKAIHAAVS from the coding sequence ATGAAACGCTCGCCGCTAAAGATCGGGCCGGTGGTTATCGGCGGCGGAAAGCCGGCCTTCATCCTGGGCCCGTGCGTGATTGAATCGGAGAAGTTCGTCTGGCGGATGGCGAGGAAGCTCGCGGAGATCTGCGAGGCGGAGTCGGTGCCGTTCATTTTCAAGGCATCCTACGACAAGGCGAACCGGACTTCCGTGCGGTCGTATCGGGGAATTGGGGTCGAGGAAGGTTGCCAGATCCTGGCCGCAATCGGTGCGGAATTGAAGATCCCGGTGACGACTGACGTGCATACGCCGGCGGAAGCGGAGATCGCCGGGCATGTGATCGACCTGCTGCAAATCCCGGCTTTCCTTTGCCGGCAGACCGACTTGCTCCAGGCGGCGGCGGAGACGGGTCGCGCCGTCAATGTGAAGAAAGGCCAGTTCCTCGCGCCCTGGGATGTGAAGAATATCGCGGAAAAGCTGACGGCATTCGGGAACAGGAATTTCCTCTTCACCGAGCGAGGGACGACGTTCGGTTATAATAATCTGGTGGCCGATTTCCGTTCGCTCCACTGGATGCGCGAGGCCGGCTATCGCGTGATTTTTGACGCAACTCACTCGGTCCAACGACCTGGCGGAGCGGGGGATGCGACTTCCGGCGATGGCGAGCTGGCGCCGGTCCTGGCCCGGGCGGCGATGGCGGCGGGTTGTGACGGCATCTTCATGGAAGTGCACGAAAATCCGGCGCGCGCGTTGTCGGACGGACCGAACCAGATTCCGCTAAAGCAGTTGCCGAAGCATCTTCGCATGTTAAAAGCTATTCATGCTGCCGTTTCGTAG
- a CDS encoding TIGR02206 family membrane protein, with protein sequence MDVAPVFKRFGLAHLVVILLTITLPFVLAAFTRKSRWPRSERIVAALLAGMLLVNYVGYEIYLAMTAGLTLPKALPFQLCDWAMVAIMVALLTGRERWLEVAYFWGIGGTLQAILTPDLKYPFPDIRFVTFFVAHSGIVVAIAFMMIMKKFRPHWISIVRVFAWSELYFVLTLIVDLLTGENYGYLLHPPASASLLDLLSHDWIVYLLEMHLLALIFYVVLYLPFALYDAITSARTKLI encoded by the coding sequence ATGGACGTTGCACCAGTGTTCAAGCGCTTTGGCCTGGCGCACCTGGTTGTCATCCTCCTGACCATCACGCTCCCATTTGTGCTGGCCGCGTTCACTCGTAAATCGCGCTGGCCGCGCAGTGAGCGAATCGTCGCGGCCCTGCTCGCCGGCATGCTGCTGGTCAACTACGTTGGCTACGAGATTTATCTGGCGATGACCGCCGGGCTCACCCTGCCCAAGGCCCTTCCGTTTCAGCTTTGCGATTGGGCGATGGTGGCGATCATGGTCGCCCTTCTCACCGGCCGCGAACGCTGGCTCGAGGTCGCCTACTTTTGGGGAATCGGCGGAACCCTTCAGGCCATCCTCACGCCCGACCTGAAATATCCGTTTCCCGATATTCGTTTCGTCACTTTTTTTGTTGCCCATTCGGGCATCGTGGTCGCCATCGCGTTCATGATGATCATGAAGAAATTTCGACCGCACTGGATTTCCATCGTGCGCGTCTTCGCCTGGTCGGAGCTTTATTTCGTGCTCACGCTCATCGTCGATTTGCTGACAGGGGAGAATTACGGCTACCTGCTTCATCCGCCGGCTTCCGCCTCGCTCCTCGATCTGCTCTCCCACGACTGGATCGTTTACCTTCTCGAAATGCACCTGCTCGCCCTGATCTTTTATGTCGTCCTTTATTTGCCGTTTGCGCTTTATGACGCGATAACCAGCGCGAGAACCAAGCTGATATGA
- a CDS encoding universal stress protein produces MIDPPYRTVAVASTFSPRFLQVLAEAKRIRDRLCQQLHLIYVGKRDATTTEKFGAALRELELPADSPIHYQEGDPAAAILEAARANKVDLIVAGALEKEAVLRQFLGNVARRLVREAACSVMLFTKPAEKPEPFCRIVLLAEYSDHGRAALHKALRLAELEKCEKLFVVRLYTTFDAARAKARTEAPEIGSEGARTLEEEEMALEHFIDSAGATDVPIEARCIRGNTGYAVLDFVHSVDAMMLVVPNDPGTEGLPARLEWVTDVIPCNLWVIR; encoded by the coding sequence CAGTGGCCAGCACGTTTTCGCCCCGTTTCCTACAGGTGTTGGCGGAAGCGAAACGGATTCGCGATCGTCTTTGCCAGCAGTTGCATCTCATCTACGTCGGGAAGCGGGATGCGACGACCACCGAAAAGTTCGGCGCGGCGCTTCGCGAGCTCGAACTGCCGGCAGATTCGCCCATTCATTACCAGGAAGGCGATCCGGCGGCGGCGATTCTGGAAGCTGCCCGGGCTAACAAAGTCGATCTCATTGTGGCCGGGGCTTTGGAAAAGGAAGCGGTCCTGCGTCAATTTCTCGGCAACGTCGCGCGTCGTCTCGTGCGGGAAGCGGCCTGCTCAGTGATGCTTTTCACCAAGCCCGCCGAAAAGCCGGAGCCATTCTGCCGGATCGTTTTGCTGGCGGAATACTCCGACCATGGCCGGGCGGCCCTGCACAAAGCCCTGCGCCTGGCCGAACTGGAAAAGTGCGAGAAGCTTTTTGTGGTCCGCCTTTACACGACTTTCGATGCGGCGCGGGCGAAGGCGCGAACGGAAGCGCCCGAAATCGGGAGCGAAGGAGCTCGCACGCTCGAGGAAGAAGAGATGGCGCTCGAGCATTTTATCGATTCGGCGGGCGCGACCGACGTTCCGATTGAAGCGAGGTGCATTCGTGGCAACACCGGTTATGCGGTGCTCGACTTCGTGCATTCAGTCGACGCCATGATGCTGGTGGTCCCGAACGATCCCGGCACCGAGGGTCTCCCAGCCCGGCTCGAATGGGTCACCGACGTGATCCCGTGTAATCTCTGGGTAATCCGATAA